The proteins below are encoded in one region of Bremerella sp. P1:
- a CDS encoding thymidylate synthase, with product MRQYLDLMQRILDEGVEKHDRTGTGTLSVFGHQMRFDLSEGFPVVTTKKLHLRSIIHELLWFLQGDTNIGYLKENKVRIWDEWADEEGNLGPVYGKQWRSWQTPTGETIDQVSQLVEQIKKNPDSRRLIVSAWNVADVPHMALPPCHLLFQFYVAEGKLSCQLYQRSADVFLGVPFNIASYSLLTMMLAQVCDLQPGDFVHTFGDAHLYSNHLEQTKLQLSREPKSLPTMKINPDVKDLFAFKFEDFELIDYDPHPHISAPVAV from the coding sequence ATGCGACAGTACCTTGACCTGATGCAGCGAATTCTCGACGAAGGGGTCGAGAAGCATGACCGGACTGGCACCGGTACGCTCAGTGTGTTCGGTCATCAAATGCGGTTTGATCTCTCGGAAGGGTTTCCGGTGGTCACGACCAAGAAGCTGCACCTGCGGTCGATCATTCACGAACTGCTGTGGTTTCTGCAAGGCGATACCAACATCGGCTACCTCAAAGAAAACAAGGTCCGTATTTGGGACGAGTGGGCCGATGAGGAAGGCAACCTCGGGCCGGTATACGGTAAGCAGTGGCGCAGTTGGCAGACCCCCACAGGCGAAACGATCGACCAGGTTTCGCAGTTGGTCGAGCAAATCAAGAAGAACCCCGATTCGCGGCGACTGATTGTCTCGGCCTGGAACGTAGCCGACGTTCCGCACATGGCGCTTCCGCCGTGTCACCTCCTGTTTCAGTTCTACGTGGCCGAAGGGAAGCTGAGCTGCCAGTTGTATCAGCGAAGCGCTGACGTATTCCTCGGCGTGCCGTTCAACATCGCTTCGTACTCGCTGCTGACCATGATGCTCGCCCAGGTATGCGATCTTCAGCCAGGCGACTTTGTGCACACGTTTGGCGACGCCCATCTGTACTCGAATCACTTAGAGCAAACCAAGCTCCAACTGTCGCGCGAGCCGAAATCGCTGCCGACGATGAAGATCAACCCAGACGTGAAGGACCTGTTCGCGTTTAAGTTTGAAGACTTCGAGTTGATCGACTACGACCCGCACCCGCACATATCTGCTCCGGTTGCCGTATGA
- a CDS encoding sugar phosphate isomerase/epimerase family protein translates to MFKYALCNETYQDWKLETALAHAKESGYDAIEIAPFTLAPTAYDVTAKRRGEIRGMIEDADLDVVGLHWLLAKTEGFYLTTPDDEVRKKTSDYFCELARLCSDLGGKIMVLGSPQQRNLLPGVSESQAMKLAADCIRKAMPTLEQCDVTLALEPLGPAEGDFLNTAEKGMELMDLIDSPNCQIHLDVKAMSAEDKPIPQIIRETHPHIAHFHANDPNKRGPGMGDVDFIPIFQALREVGYNGWVSVEVFDYEPGIESLVKDSIAYMRQCESALG, encoded by the coding sequence ATGTTCAAATACGCACTCTGCAACGAAACGTACCAAGACTGGAAGCTGGAAACGGCCCTGGCCCACGCGAAAGAGTCTGGCTACGACGCGATCGAAATCGCTCCCTTCACGCTTGCTCCGACGGCCTACGATGTGACCGCCAAGCGGCGCGGTGAGATCCGCGGCATGATCGAAGATGCCGACCTCGATGTGGTTGGTCTGCACTGGCTGCTGGCCAAGACCGAAGGCTTCTACCTGACGACGCCCGATGATGAGGTCCGTAAGAAGACGAGCGACTACTTTTGCGAATTGGCGCGGCTATGTAGCGATTTGGGCGGAAAAATTATGGTGCTCGGCAGCCCGCAGCAGCGGAACCTGCTTCCCGGCGTGAGCGAGTCGCAAGCGATGAAGTTGGCCGCCGATTGCATTCGTAAAGCGATGCCGACGCTCGAACAGTGCGACGTGACGCTGGCCCTGGAACCCCTGGGACCAGCGGAAGGAGACTTCCTGAACACGGCCGAGAAAGGCATGGAGTTGATGGACCTGATCGACTCGCCTAACTGCCAGATTCACCTGGACGTCAAAGCGATGTCGGCCGAAGATAAGCCGATCCCGCAAATCATTCGCGAAACACATCCGCACATTGCCCACTTCCACGCCAACGACCCCAACAAACGCGGCCCAGGCATGGGAGATGTTGATTTTATCCCGATTTTCCAAGCACTCAGGGAAGTCGGTTACAATGGTTGGGTCTCGGTGGAAGTCTTCGACTACGAGCCAGGCATCGAGTCGTTGGTGAAGGACAGTATCGCTTACATGCGACAGTGCGAGTCGGCGTTGGGCTAG
- a CDS encoding iron-containing alcohol dehydrogenase, translating to MAQSWSFFSAGQFTFGCGSRHELGKQAARRRYRKVQIVTDATLSGLGMVQPLVEDLAEHGIQVEVFDGSVAEPDLEIAKNAALMAGTFEPDAILGLGGGSNIDLAKVTAVLATHGGEPQDYFGWDNVPSQIIPVIAMPTTAGTGSEVSQSAVLTDRETNMKVSILSQFMRPALAIVDPELTFSCPKQITADSGIDALTHAVEAYLSKESSEIAAEPGEAIPYSGSTPIGELFAEEAIALVGRYLVAAVHEPNNREAREKMALAASLAGLAFSNCGVAVVHALEYPIGGRVHCSHGGGNGLLLPYVMKYNLPQREAKLARIAQLLDPICDYASDMEGALLAIRQVEQLKGLIGIPEKLSAFGVTEDMLPGFADKSFGITRLMNINPRTPTRDDLLQILTEAL from the coding sequence ATGGCACAATCCTGGAGCTTCTTCTCCGCTGGGCAGTTTACCTTTGGCTGCGGTTCCCGACACGAACTCGGTAAGCAAGCGGCGCGGCGTCGGTATCGGAAAGTTCAGATCGTTACCGATGCCACGCTTTCGGGCCTGGGTATGGTGCAGCCGTTGGTCGAAGACCTGGCCGAGCATGGCATTCAGGTCGAAGTGTTCGACGGCAGTGTCGCCGAGCCCGATTTGGAGATTGCCAAGAACGCGGCCCTGATGGCTGGCACCTTTGAACCGGACGCGATCCTTGGCTTGGGTGGCGGAAGCAATATCGACTTGGCCAAGGTCACCGCCGTGTTGGCGACCCACGGCGGCGAGCCCCAAGATTACTTTGGCTGGGATAACGTTCCCTCCCAGATCATTCCCGTGATCGCCATGCCGACGACCGCAGGCACCGGCAGCGAAGTTTCGCAGTCGGCCGTGCTGACCGATCGCGAAACGAACATGAAGGTTAGCATCCTCAGCCAGTTCATGCGGCCGGCTCTAGCGATTGTCGATCCCGAGCTGACCTTCAGTTGCCCCAAACAAATTACGGCCGACAGCGGCATCGACGCGCTGACCCATGCCGTCGAAGCATACCTCTCGAAGGAGTCCTCCGAGATCGCCGCCGAACCAGGCGAGGCGATTCCGTATAGCGGTAGTACACCCATCGGTGAGTTGTTTGCCGAAGAGGCGATCGCACTGGTCGGTCGGTACCTGGTGGCGGCAGTTCACGAGCCGAACAACCGCGAGGCCCGTGAGAAGATGGCACTGGCCGCTTCACTGGCCGGCTTGGCCTTTTCCAACTGCGGCGTGGCGGTGGTTCACGCCCTGGAGTACCCCATCGGTGGCCGCGTGCACTGTAGCCACGGCGGCGGCAACGGTTTGCTGCTTCCTTACGTGATGAAGTACAACCTGCCGCAGCGCGAGGCGAAGCTGGCCCGCATCGCGCAGCTATTGGATCCGATCTGCGATTACGCCAGCGACATGGAAGGGGCCCTGCTCGCCATTCGGCAAGTGGAACAGCTCAAAGGCCTGATTGGTATTCCCGAGAAGCTGAGTGCGTTTGGGGTGACCGAAGACATGCTGCCTGGCTTTGCCGACAAGTCGTTTGGCATCACGCGGCTGATGAATATCAATCCCCGCACGCCGACGCGGGACGACTTGCTACAGATTCTGACCGAAGCGCTGTAG
- a CDS encoding DUF4198 domain-containing protein, which produces MKRILTMTLLVAVMATSAMAHDTWVETNTGIVRTGDAIYVDLKLGNHGNNHRDFKMASKANPADGTWDVIAPDGSKFDLTSVAVDLGYAPKEGFWNAKYVADKAGLYKVSHTRDMIVNHGHPVRSVKSGKTFFIVNDSLSQIPSDLTGFDKPLGHALELVPTENPVAPLGPGKPIAVKLMFHGKPLKDTVVSFIPRRETLQEGFDETYERKTNEQGEASFTPKSGDQYLVVAHVEQPDANGDGYDATKYSATLLVIVPERCPCCGE; this is translated from the coding sequence ATGAAACGTATTCTTACGATGACTCTCCTGGTTGCCGTCATGGCAACCTCGGCCATGGCCCACGATACGTGGGTCGAAACCAACACCGGGATCGTCCGCACAGGCGACGCCATCTATGTCGACTTAAAACTCGGCAACCACGGCAACAACCATCGCGACTTCAAGATGGCCAGCAAGGCCAATCCAGCCGATGGTACCTGGGACGTGATTGCCCCGGACGGATCGAAGTTTGATCTGACCAGCGTGGCGGTCGACTTGGGCTATGCCCCCAAGGAAGGTTTCTGGAACGCCAAGTATGTCGCCGACAAGGCTGGCCTGTATAAGGTCTCGCACACTCGCGACATGATTGTGAACCACGGCCACCCGGTACGCAGCGTGAAGAGCGGCAAAACGTTCTTCATCGTCAACGACAGTCTTTCGCAGATCCCCAGCGACCTGACCGGTTTCGACAAGCCACTGGGCCATGCCTTGGAATTGGTGCCGACAGAAAACCCCGTGGCGCCACTCGGTCCCGGCAAGCCAATCGCCGTGAAGCTGATGTTTCATGGCAAGCCGCTGAAGGACACGGTCGTCTCGTTCATTCCGCGCCGCGAAACGTTGCAGGAAGGTTTCGACGAAACGTATGAACGGAAGACGAACGAACAAGGCGAAGCCAGCTTCACGCCCAAGAGTGGCGATCAGTACCTGGTGGTGGCTCATGTCGAGCAGCCGGACGCCAACGGCGATGGCTACGATGCCACCAAGTACAGCGCGACACTGCTGGTGATCGTGCCTGAGCGCTGCCCCTGCTGTGGGGAGTAA